Within Ipomoea triloba cultivar NCNSP0323 chromosome 9, ASM357664v1, the genomic segment TCATTAATGATGTATAATATTGCACTTGATGTGCACGCAACATGCTCACAAAATTTAGGTTTCCAGACacacagaaaataaaaaatgaggaaGATGAAATTTACTTCTTCCATATGGTTATCATCTTCTTGGTGCAACTCcatgaaatttatttatatatatatactccgtaataaaagACAAATAATTCACTAAACGAAAATCTCATCAATTGGGAAAGAATACACATTTTTCCAAGTCAATAACAAGAAACATattactacattgtaacagagtcagtagtactaaaaaaaaaacaagaaacagAATCCATAAAAGAATCGCCATTACATAAGATTTAAGAGTAAATGGCCGAAAAACAGTTTCATCCACTCCACCATGCTTGCTAGCTCCAACAATCCAGGCTTCTCTGGAAGGAGTGACATCCATTGACTGATCTACGGATGGATTCAAAATGGGAGAGGAAGGCCACACTTGCCTCTGCTCTAATTCTTCAACTACTTTCTGCTGCTTGTGCCACCACTGAGATCACAGAAAATAATATCAGTAATGCATAATGGGTAGGTAGTTctaagtttttaaaataattcacAGCTCAATTCAATTAAGCCTTAATCCCAATCTAGTTGGATTAGCCAGCAATCCAATCTTTCGTCGTGTCAATATGAAACTGATTCAGCATAATGGTCAGGAAGTTGAGTATCCCTTCTAATAGTTTTAACAAACATCATATCAATTCAGATAAACACTCATTTACCCTTAACATAGCAAAGTCATCAAAAAACTCAGCATGCATAAAATAACCTTTTTCCCTATTTCAGTCTAAGGTCTATTTTGCTTTCTTCCTTTCTCTAGCCCCTTCTTAGAGGATAAGGGAAGGGTTAACCGGTTAAGATTACAGGGGAGGGGAATGCTCCAAGGTATCAAACACATTTTCCAAAAATATAcggaataaataataaaataactgtTGAGAACTGATATTAATAGAAGCCCCCAAAAGCAAAAGCTTTTTTGTTAAATGGGAAATTTTTATGCAGACCAAGAAATGTTGTATGCTATAAggaaaaataagcaaaaatacCTTTTTTCTTAGACTTTCCAGTGGCATTACGAGTAGACATATTGCTGCCCACTCCGCACCCAGGAAGCTCCTTCAGACCAGAAGTCTGATTGCCAAAGCATTGCAGACTCTCAAATTCACAATTACTGGTGCCTTGGTTGTTCAATGTTGTGCCCTCTGAGCTTTTACCTTCTGAACCATGGTGGAGGCAATAAACTTGATCGTTACAGTGCATATTGCAGGGGTTCATAATATATGCTCCTGGCAAGGTAGGGTTAGCAAGATTCGGATATAAATCACCACTCTTCACAGGCTTTTGGTATGGAAATGATCCAATTTCACCTTCAATCCTTCCTCTAATATCCACAAGCAAACACTTTAGCCTGGCAATCTCAGCTTCCAGCACTGCCTGGCCCTGGAGTCTCTTCAGCAGTTGCTGATTAATAGTCCTCAGTCTGACAACTTCATCCTCTAATGAAGCAGCCCTAGCCTTCTTCTTTTCCCGGTACTTGCGGACTGCTTCCCGATTGCCTGAAGGTCGTTTCTTCGCTATCTTGTCTGCAGATTCCGCAGTATCATCACTGGGTGCCTTATCCTCACTTGTTGCAGGTACTATTTTGGTGTGCACATGGTAACAAGTGTGTGTATGAGAGTTATCAGGGCCAGGTGGGTTGCAAGTGTGGGTATGAGTGCAAGCATGGGTATCACTCAGAATATCGTTCCAAAAGCTCCCCATTGAACTACTGTCCGGAAATTCACCAATACACGGAGGACTCGATAACATCTCATGATTAGAAAATTCAAGCTCCCCATCATCCATTAGATTAGAGTAACGAATTCCCTAAAAAGAAAGCAAGAAACTTGTAACCCGAATTCAAATCAAGACCGCTTCCAATTAAGCCAAGCACTATGGAGATTCTATTATCCCATCCAATAAAAAACAGAACTTTCAGCTCCTTGTTTCAGAAAGACAATGAACCCTAGAAAATATAGACTACAAAtgcttaaaaaaaaagaagagtaattgaaaaaaaaaaaaatcactccgCACATCACAGAAACAAGGAAATCCTAGTAAGAACAAGTGCCAAAAATCAGAGCTTTTCGCCGTGCAACGAAGCAATATATACCGAAGAAAGAAAACGCAAATTAAGAAGGTAAATGCTCAAAAGAAAGAAGCGAAGAAGAATGCACTTACAATTGAAAGAATTCGAGATGGAATAGCGCCCTGCGGACCAGCGATCAGCGAGAGAAGAGAATTTGATTTCGGGAACAGAAAGAAAACCTAGAAAATCCTAAAATGGAGTATAGGAATGGTAAAATACTTTGACGGATTGCTAATGGTAGATGTTAACAGATAATAGGCAAATTCGCGGTACTCACTACTCACTGAAGGAGGAAAATGGAATGTCGTACTTGTAGTCGGCCAAAATTTGTGGAGtacttttgtattatatttgttaagaTTAAATTGCTACTCCGTATTTtcctaaattaattaaaaaactatattcatttattaattactcaATCTCGtccaaagtttaaaaaataactctcaaaaaggaatttattttattacaacGTTAAGTATTAATTACtcattatataatattcatttagtactattgactctatcataatgtagtatctgtttttcaccaaaaaaagcaatatattatctatatacACATATTTCTTCAACCTatctgaagcacaaagaatcaatgtcTCTACTAAAGTTTCAACATGTGACCTCACTCCCAAGCATATTCCAATTTCACTGGAATAATTTGAAGTCCACAAAATTTCGTCCTTAGAATCTCTGTAGATGTAATATTGAAGAGTTTTATTATatgtactctcaaattctactctcTTACTTTTACTTATGACGTAACAAACAATGATAGATATTATGTCTCCATGAATATTAGAAGTCATCTAGTATTTTCCTCATACAAATTTCTATGGTTAGAGCGATGGTAGGGCAGACATCTAAAGTTTGTAATGATGTGGACTTACTTGGACGCGGTCAGTGGTCAGCAATGGATAACGCAGCTCCATTTTATTGGTCTTTACATTCAACTGAATGACTGCTTTATGTGCTCATTTTCTGGATATGGACCAACaactattttgatttttgagtaacaaaaatatcaaaatctTAGATCTAATTATACACAAACTTAATCATGAAGAAACAGTGTTTTGGATATCAATCACTTTTACTTGTgccattttcttttgtttggtaCCTATGCATCTGTCATAAAACATAGTTGAAGCTAAAACTAACAGTAACAGCATAAAGCCACAGGAGCACTAAAATAGTTTATAGGGATAGCGGTACTACATTAAAGATGTCAATGTAAGAGACATAGAAAGTTGCAAACATTACATTGTCTTATACATGTCGCTCGCTTAATAGAGATCATACAGATTTAGGGGACAAACAGATGAGTTGTGCAACATTACTACTTCAAACATATCTGGAAATATCGCAAATATACAACAACCCGGATGGACCGACCTACACAAACCAACAAGCTGATGTTTTCCTAGTATAGTCAGTCAAGACTACAAACCCGTAAATCACTTGCAGCACCTTGGAGGGAGGTGGAAGGAAACGCGGAAATCAGATTAAACCAGTGAAATATATATGCCCATCTTTCCCTTCCTCACCATACATATATCTCTTATCACTTACAAAATACTGCACCCTTTCTGAccctttctcttctttttcttcttttgctttGGTGGCTGAAGAACCACTTTAATAGCCGCATCAAAAACAGCCTTCACATTCTGCATTTTTTGAGAAACATTTTTGCAGAGATTGTCAATGAAGaggttttttttctttaaacacacacacacacacagaggcCACAAAATTATCTTTTGAAAAGAGAAGAAACCTGCTGTGTTTTTGCACTACATTCAATGTAAGCAGCAGCGCCAATCAACTTTTTCAGCTCCTCACCCTTCAGAGGAAAGTAAGAAACAAATCTCAGACCTTAACACTTGGGGGGACTAGATACATAAATAGATACTTAGCATATGACCTACTGCACAAACAAGGCATAGATGCTTGTAGCATACCTGAGCCGTGGTAATGGGTATTGCTCCAGGGTGATCTAAGAAAAATTGCTTATCCTCTCGGAGATCTAACACAAGCACAATCATCAGTCACTAAGAGCTCAGCACcagaataaaatttaaaataaataaatgaggtaACTTTCAATAGAAGCAGTATCATAGCAAGAGTAGAATTATCCTTCAATGAATGAATATAAGTCTAACTATCAAAATAGATAGATTGAAATGAATTTCACAAACACAAATGTGGAAGTGTCAAATTTTGGTGGCAATAAGGCAAATAAGAATTGTGAAGAAGAATATTTACTTTATAGGCTTCTACATGTGAAGGCCGGAAATAAATGGTGTAATAGCTAGTCATCCTAACAATGATTGCAAACATGCTGTGCTTTGAGTATGTGCgtattattttaacatttgaACAGGTAAACACTATATAGTACCGATTTTAAGTTAATGTTTACAAAATACATTGAATGGAATATATGCTTAAAAGCTACAGATCTTTGTTTAGTCCAATAAAAGAGATCTTAGTTAAGCATCTTGCATGGATACTCAAGCAAGCAGTTCTCTGAGCAGTTTCTATAGCAACAGTGTTCATGTGTTTctgaattttattatatttccaTAATCAAAGATTGTTTTACAAACACAAATTACTTTGTTCAGAAGAATGGATATTTCATTAATCTAGCGGAAATATTTATAGTTGATATTAGCCTATCAGCTAAGGCATCAAGAATGGTTGTTAAAATAGCACTAACAAGAGAAAAGCGAAATAGGATAAACTAACCTAGCTTTGTTCCAACAAGAATAATTGGCACTCCTGGTGCGTAATGCCTCAATTCAGGAATCCACTGAAGTTCaaaaagaaggaagaaaaaCATGTTATTGTACATTAACCCAATAGCTACATCCATACATCTCagttattgtatttttcctgaTGTcatctttgttttatttatttattttttcccaaataaaatcattaaacTATCTTTGATTCAAGAAGGAAATAACTAAGTGGTCAATTAATTGATATAACAGCTTTTTACAGTTATGTGCCTCGTGTGTGGGCACTGGGCAGCAGAAGCAATGACAACAGATTGGTGACTAACACACCTTTTTGGATACATTTTCATAGCTGGCCTTGCTAATGAGCGAAAATGCCAGAATAAAGACATCTGCTCCACGATAGCTCAAAGGTCTCAATCTATTGTAATCCTCTTGTCCTGTTCAGTTGTGAATGTTAAACCCACATTATAAAGTAATGCAAATAAGATGCAAGTTAACATCAAGGTGGAACCACCGAACCACTAACCTGCAGTATCCCACAGCCCTAGATTAACAGTACTCCCATCCACAACCACATTGGCACTGAAGTTGTCAAAAACGGTTGGGACATAATCCTGTTCATGACACGGAAGAAAGATTTAAGACAAGAAAAGTATTGTTGAAAGATGTAGACTATGACCCTAAACCCAATGTACAGTCTTAACTTTCATATGGGATGTTTAAGGACCGATAATTAAGAGTTAAATTTTGATGCCTAGTCATCATCGAAAAAGTTGACTAGATTCATGGTATGTGAAGCAtcactatattttaatatttagttaaataaattttaaaacaaagcGTATAGActaaaatctttaatttaaaagaagacaacaaaataaaaacgCAATACACATTGTAAAGGATGATTATCTTGGAGTTCTTTTGAGTTCCCTAGTTCAAATTTTGCATCCccacccccaattttatttttattattattacttttcaaGTTTCCTCTGGCTAAACTACAAAGGTGTGCCTCCATCTTTATTGAATGCCAATGCTTACAAATCTTCTGTGAAAAATAGCATCTCAATTGTTGCTTTTGTGAGTCATAggcaagaaaaaaattataaggaGCATTTATTTTTTGGGCTAATTGCTTATAGCCAGGATGCTGAATCAGGTAATTAGTAGGATATGTAAATCCAACTCACCAATGACATGTGATATTAAAATGTTGCATCAACGTCCTCtaacaataatttatattgaaatcattttccaaataCTAAACTGACAAAAACAAAACTTGTGGTCCTTAAATGTCCCAGGGACCAAAGTTCAGGTCCTTTAATAAGACACAAAATATAgtgaagaaaagaaattaaatttaagtaGTCCTGGAAGCATATGATGCCTTATACAGTCATGTTTCTAGTCTAGTTATAAAGGGAGAAGAATTCATCGACACTGATTTTCCACAACCTCAATCCCTACCAAAAGCAGGCACCTTTAGTAGAAACCCTCCATTTGCTTATTCTAATTCATGAAATGAAACATAAAGATCTGTGATGATAATCCATTATACACCATCACGATCATCTTAAGCTCCAAGAGAAGCGCGGTTGTCATGGCAAAGAGAGGATTGGTCTGTATACATTCATTTCTCAGGAGACTGTACACTACAAGAAACATATGGAGCAGCACAATCAATTACCAGCACTGACATTAAAACTCTAGCTAAGGCAGAGGACTCCGAGCTTGTGTGGTTATTCTAATCAAACACTCAATTGAAAtctcatgtttttttttcctatcaCAATCTTCCGCTGTTTGCCCAAAATCAAGAACAGGCGATTGAAGATAATCCTTTACTTCTGCTCTTTTGATAGGAGAGGACTAGATTGACCTAAGTCAAGTAAAATCGAGCTGCTTCGTagattatttcaaaaaaaaaaaaaaaaaaaaaagcctaggAAGACGGAACCCTTGTACGTAAACAAAAGGGATAAATAACTAATCGGAATTTTAACCCAAAATGTCCCCTCCtttcatttttctcaaattCAAGCAAAGATATCATCTGTGAGCTCATTATCCAGAAATATCCGGGCAACATTAAAGGAAACTTACAGTGGGGAAAGTGTTGCTGGTGTAGGAGATGAGGAGGCAAGTTTTACCGACAGCTCCGTCGCCGACGGTGACGCACTTTATGAACCGAGAGGCGCTCATTCTGGCAGAGCCAAAGACTCCAACTTCTCAGGCAGCCCCTCCACTTGgcttgtttcttcttcttcttcttcttcttctactgcTTTCTGGAGACCAGCTTCTTCTCTCTacccctttctctctctataccAACTCTAACACCCTGGCGATTGTTAATAGAAGAGGAGTACGAGTGCTAGTATTTAACTAGCAGACAGAGAAACTAAACAGGTAAAGGAAATACGTAAAGTATTTAAATTTGTGaaataaaacacacaaaaatggaGCATTATTAAACCCTAATTGCATATGATAATCACACAACACCTAACTCAACAGCCACATTCATTGTCACAcactcagagagagagagagagagagagagagtcagaGACGCACCTTTATGGAGAGGATGATGAGTTTGAGAATTGAGAGTATAATTGGTACGgagtaaataaaaatgagtAGTAAAATTGGTAAAAAGC encodes:
- the LOC116028442 gene encoding basic leucine zipper 23-like; the encoded protein is MDDGELEFSNHEMLSSPPCIGEFPDSSSMGSFWNDILSDTHACTHTHTCNPPGPDNSHTHTCYHVHTKIVPATSEDKAPSDDTAESADKIAKKRPSGNREAVRKYREKKKARAASLEDEVVRLRTINQQLLKRLQGQAVLEAEIARLKCLLVDIRGRIEGEIGSFPYQKPVKSGDLYPNLANPTLPGAYIMNPCNMHCNDQVYCLHHGSEGKSSEGTTLNNQGTSNCEFESLQCFGNQTSGLKELPGCGVGSNMSTRNATGKSKKKVVAQAAESS
- the LOC116029971 gene encoding rac-like GTP-binding protein ARAC3; the encoded protein is MSASRFIKCVTVGDGAVGKTCLLISYTSNTFPTDYVPTVFDNFSANVVVDGSTVNLGLWDTAGQEDYNRLRPLSYRGADVFILAFSLISKASYENVSKKWIPELRHYAPGVPIILVGTKLDLREDKQFFLDHPGAIPITTAQGEELKKLIGAAAYIECSAKTQQNVKAVFDAAIKVVLQPPKQKKKKKRKGQKGCSIL